A section of the Hevea brasiliensis isolate MT/VB/25A 57/8 chromosome 17, ASM3005281v1, whole genome shotgun sequence genome encodes:
- the LOC110647817 gene encoding 40S ribosomal protein S27-2 translates to MVLQNDIDLLNPPAELEKRKHKLKRLLQSPNSFFMDVKCQGCFNITTVFSHSQTVVVCGNCQTVLCQPTGGRARLTEGCSFRRKGD, encoded by the exons ATG GTTCTCCAAAACGACATCGATTTGCTCAACCCTCCGGCCGAGCTCGAGAAGAGAAAGCACAAGCTCAAGCGCCTTCTGCAGTCCCCTAACTCATTTTTCATG GATGTGAAATGCCAGGGCTGCTTCAACAT AACTACCGTGTTTAGTCACTCGCAAACGGTGGTGGTGTGTGGGAACTGCCAGACAGTTTTGTGTCAGCCAACTGGTGGGCGCGCAAGGCTTACAGAGGGTTGCTCTTTTAGGAGAAAGGGTGATTGA
- the LOC131175506 gene encoding uncharacterized protein LOC131175506, whose protein sequence is MASQTDSTSIYVDPIFHILKIIPFSVLRPPRLRLKLPNLTLPSPMTVFALVLLTYFMVVSGIVYDVIVEPPGIGSTQDPATGSVRPVVFLPGRVNGQYIIEGLSSGFMFVLGGIGIVLMDLALDKNRAKSVKVSYASAGISSLIIAYVMSMLFIRIKIPAYLR, encoded by the coding sequence ATGGCTTCTCAAACGGACTCAACTTCGATCTATGTGGATCCAATTTTCCACATCCTCAAAATCATCCCTTTCTCCGTCCTCCGCCCTCCCCGCCTCCGCCTCAAGCTTCCTAACCTTACTCTCCCCTCCCCGATGACCGTCTTTGCCCTAGTCCTCCTCACCTACTTCATGGTCGTCTCCGGCATCGTCTACGACGTAATTGTGGAGCCGCCAGGCATAGGCTCTACTCAGGATCCGGCAACCGGCTCCGTTCGCCCTGTTGTCTTCCTACCTGGCCGTGTCAACGGGCAGTACATCATTGAGGGTTTGTCCTCTGGGTTTATGTTTGTGCTTGGTGGAATTGGAATTGTGCTTATGGATCTTGCGCTGGACAAGAATCGTGCTAAGAGCGTAAAGGTTTCATATGCCTCCGCTGGGATTTCATCGCTGATCATCGCCTATGTAATGAGTATGCTCTTTATTCGCATTAAGATCCCTGCTTATCTCAGGTGA
- the LOC131175505 gene encoding plant intracellular Ras-group-related LRR protein 6-like has translation MMYEQQQLQNQMMMRVDLRNKKVDHGRETMEEEKLEIVDLSSMSLDSLPNPSLNLATICKLDLSNNNLQNIPESLTARLLNVVVLDVHSNQLKSLPNSIGCLTKLKVLNAAGNLLAFLPKTIENCRCLEELNANFNKLSMLPDNIGYELVNLKKLSVNSNKLMLLPHSISYLTSLKVLDARLNNLRSLPEDLENLINLQVLNVSQNFQYLETLPYSIGLLFSLVELDISYNRITSLPDSMGCLRKLQKLSVEGNPLVSPPMEVVEHGLHMVKEYLSDKMNAGHRSPLKKKSWVGKLVKYGTFNGSIRNHHSNSEEREGFIMSEYRSIDGLASPRYTGIFSPRHRFFSPKRIFTR, from the exons ATGATGTATGAACAGCAACAGCTTCAGAATCAAATGATGATGAGGGTGGATTTGAGGAATAAGAAGGTTGATCATGGGAGAGAAACCATGGAGGAAGAAAAGCTTGAGATTGTTGATTTGAGTAGCATGTCTTTGGATTCTCTACCTAATCCTTCTCTCAACTTGGCTACTATTTGCAAACTTGATCTCTCCAATAATAATCTTCAG AATATACCAGAATCATTAACAGCTAGATTGCTGAATGTGGTGGTGTTGGACGTGCACTCAAATCAGCTGAAATCTCTCCCTAACTCAATTGGGTGTTTGACAAAGCTCAAGGTTCTGAATGCTGCTGGAAACCTTCTTGCTTTTCTTCCTAAAACTATTGAAAATTGCAG ATGTTTAGAAGAATTGAATGCAAACTTCAACAAGCTGAGTATGCTGCCAGACAACATTGGATATGAACTAGTGAACTTGAAAAAGCTCTCAGTGAATTCAAACAAGCTAATGCTCCTTCCTCACTCTATTTCCTATCTCACCTCTTTGAAAGTTTTAGATGCACGTCTTAACAACCTAAGATCTCTTCCTGAAGATCTTGAAAACCTTATAAACCTACAAGTTCTTAATGTTAGCCAAAATTTCCAATACCTTGAAACCCTACCATACTCTATTGGCCTTCTCTTTTCTCTTGTGGAATTGGATATTAGTTATAATAGAATTACTTCTCTTCCTGACTCCATGGGCTGCCTTCGAAAGCTCCAAAAGCTTAGTGTCGAAGGGAACCCACTTGTTTCGCCGCCAATGGAGGTGGTTGAGCACGGTTTGCATATGGTTAAGGAGTATCTGAGCGACAAGATGAATGCCGGTCATCGGAGCCCCTTGAAAAAGAAGTCATGGGTAGGTAAGTTGGTCAAGTATGGAACCTTCAATGGAAGCATAAGAAATCATCATAGTAATAGTGAAGAGAGGGAAGGGTTCATCATGTCGGAATATCGTTCTATTGATGGCCTTGCTTCTCCTAGGTATACTGGGATATTCTCTCCTCGTCATCGTTTCTTCTCGCCTAAAAGAATTTTCACTAGATAA